Proteins encoded within one genomic window of bacterium:
- a CDS encoding DUF1080 domain-containing protein, giving the protein MKKAWLGRLVLSALMTGAFALGVQAQEKTTVGDDLTGFVPLFDGKTLDGWRKLTEYSGDKGKWTVEDGAITGDQYPAGEGGLLVTEKTYSNYEIYTEVKAHWPLDSGLFLRVQGNVLSYQVTLDYRNEGEIGAIYIPGGGDFGMHNCLGMSYWNPYDYNKLRVRIENQPPHIQVWLNGHQITDYQHGKPLDGKTVVPESGYIGVQVHPGENWGPESKVQFRKMLIKEL; this is encoded by the coding sequence ATGAAAAAGGCATGGCTTGGGAGGCTCGTTCTCTCCGCGTTGATGACCGGTGCGTTCGCGCTGGGCGTCCAGGCGCAGGAGAAAACGACGGTTGGGGATGATCTGACGGGGTTCGTGCCGCTGTTCGACGGGAAAACACTGGACGGCTGGCGCAAGCTGACCGAATACAGCGGCGACAAGGGCAAGTGGACCGTGGAGGACGGGGCGATCACCGGCGACCAGTACCCCGCCGGCGAGGGCGGCCTTCTGGTCACGGAGAAAACATATTCCAATTATGAGATTTACACCGAGGTCAAGGCCCACTGGCCGCTTGACTCGGGCCTGTTCCTGCGCGTGCAGGGCAACGTGCTCTCCTACCAGGTCACCCTGGACTACCGCAACGAGGGTGAGATCGGCGCGATCTATATCCCGGGCGGCGGCGATTTCGGGATGCACAACTGCCTGGGCATGTCCTATTGGAACCCCTACGATTACAACAAGCTGCGCGTGCGGATCGAGAACCAGCCACCGCACATCCAGGTCTGGCTGAACGGCCACCAGATCACCGACTACCAGCACGGCAAGCCCCTGGACGGCAAGACAGTGGTCCCCGAGAGCGGCTATATCGGCGTGCAGGTGCACCCCGGCGAGAACTGGGGCCCCGAGAGCAAGGTCCAGTTCCGCAAGATGTTGATCAAGGAGCTGTAA
- a CDS encoding J domain-containing protein produces MSDAERESLFDRLDHARRTLELPDRVSLAQIRQRYRELSRRWHPDLCPDDPELCKQKQAELNAAYGTLTDFCNNFQYSLRREDVEQYAGGEDFWWRHFGGL; encoded by the coding sequence ATGAGCGACGCCGAAAGGGAAAGCCTTTTCGACCGCCTGGACCATGCGCGGCGCACGCTCGAGCTGCCCGACCGGGTCAGCCTGGCGCAGATACGCCAGCGCTACCGCGAGCTGTCGCGCCGCTGGCACCCCGACCTGTGCCCGGACGACCCCGAGCTGTGCAAGCAGAAACAGGCCGAGCTGAACGCGGCCTACGGCACTCTGACAGATTTCTGCAACAATTTCCAGTACTCGCTGCGCCGGGAGGATGTCGAGCAGTACGCGGGCGGCGAGGATTTCTGGTGGCGGCATTTCGGCGGCCTCTGA